In one window of Rhinopithecus roxellana isolate Shanxi Qingling chromosome 15, ASM756505v1, whole genome shotgun sequence DNA:
- the LOC104656754 gene encoding olfactory receptor 6X1, which produces MRNGTVITEFILLGFPVIQGLQTPLFIAILLIYILTLTGNGLIIAIVWAVPRLQIPMYFFLCNLSFLEIWYTTTVIPKLLETFVVARTVICISCCLLQAFFHFFLGTTEFFILTIMSFDRYLAICKPLHYPTIMTSKLCLQLALSSWVVGFTTVFRQMMLLSQLPFCGNNVINHFYCDVGPILKAACIDTSILELLGVLATVLVIPGSLLFNMISYIYILFTILQIPSATGCQKTFSTCASYLTVVCLLYGAILFMYLRPTAHSSFKINKVMSVLNTILTPLLNPFIYTIRNKEVKGALRKAMTCPKTGHAK; this is translated from the exons ATGAGAAATGGGACAGTAATCACAGAATTCATCCTCCTAGGCTTTCCTGTTATCCAAGGCCTACAAACACCTCTCTTTATAGCAATACTTCTCATCTACATATTAACCCTTACAGGCAATGGGCTTATTATTGCCATTGTGTGGGCTGTGCCCAGGCTACAAATTCCAATGTACTTCTTCCTTTGTAATTTGTCTTTCCTAGAGATCTGGTACACCACCACAGTCATCCCCAAACTGCTAGAAACCTTTGTAGTGGCAAGAACAGTAATCTGCATTTCCTGCTGCCTGCTGCAGGCCttcttccacttcttcctgggCACCACTGAGTTCTTCATCCTCACTATCATGTCTTTTGACCGCTACCTGGCCATCTGCAAGCCCCTTCACTACCCCACCATCATGACCAGCAAACTCTGCCTGCAGCTGGCCCTGAGCTCCTGGGTGGTGGGCTTCACCACTGTCTTTCGTCAGATGATGCTGCTCAGCCAGTTGCCATTCTGTGGCAATAATGTTATCAATCATTTCTACTGTGATGTTGGGCCCATTTTGAAAGCAGCCTGCATAGACACCAGCATTTTGGAACTCCTGGGTGTCCTGGCAACTGTCCTTGTGATCCCAGGGTCACTTCTCTt taatatgATTTCTTATATCTACATTCTGTTCACAATCCTACAGATTCCTTCAGCCACTGGCTGCCAGAAGACCTTCTCTACCTGTGCCTCGTACCTGACAGTTGTCTGCCTGCTCTATGGGGCCATTCTGTTCATGTACCTAAGACCCACAGCACACTCCTCCTTTAAGATTAATAAGGTGATGTCTGTGCTAAATACTATCCTCACCCCGCTTCTGAATCCCTTTATTTATACCATTAGAAACAAGGAGGTGAAGGGAGCCTTAAGAAAGGCAATGACTTGCCCAAAGACTGGTCATGCAAAGTAA